Proteins from one Homalodisca vitripennis isolate AUS2020 chromosome 3, UT_GWSS_2.1, whole genome shotgun sequence genomic window:
- the LOC124358561 gene encoding protein O-mannosyl-transferase TMTC1-like, with translation MDNSIYRHLSVQDRSESRCVSRSGGEAGVVPHAPRRRAEPVQCRRDVQSVMVAPYLAVVGLAIACYSNSLYGEFVHDDVVAVSRNPDVLGSSGLGQLLANDFWGTALSDPRSHKSYRPLTTLSFRSVTYHRPLVILVDRNIPGSRNLWVLIDK, from the coding sequence ATGGATAATAGTATTTATCGGCATTTATCGGTGCAGGATCGGAGCGAGAGCCGCTGTGTGTCAAGGTCAGGGGGTGAGGCGGGGGTGGTCCCACATGCGCCACGACGCCGGGCAGAGCCGGTGCAGTGCCGTCGCGACGTTCAGTCAGTGATGGTGGCACCGTACCTCGCAGTGGTGGGTCTGGCCATCGCGTGCTACTCCAACTCCCTGTACGGCGAGTTCGTGCACGACGATGTTGTGGCAGTCTCTCGTAACCCGGACGTACTCGGCAGCTCCGGCCTGGGACAACTGCTGGCCAACGACTTCTGGGGCACCGCGCTCAGCGACCCTCGTAGTCACAAGTCCTACCGACCCCTCACCACGCTGTCTTTCAGGTCTGTCACCTACCATCGTCCTCTGGTTATACTGGTAGACAGAAACATTCCAGGTTCACGGAATCTCTGGGTATTGATTGataagtaa